The Candidatus Eremiobacterota bacterium genome includes a window with the following:
- a CDS encoding HAD family hydrolase: protein MIRPAVFLDRDGTLIEDKGFLDDPRGVDVLPSVVDALRLLRERGFATVVVSNQSGVARGYFGEDAVRAVNDEVARQLANDGVAVDAWYWCPHYDENCTCRKPEPGLIHRAVDEHGLTLDGGAVVGDRGSDVALGHAVGVPGILLPGPYPYSGPEPDLRAQNLLEAAEWIVGRGRG, encoded by the coding sequence GTGATCCGACCGGCCGTTTTTCTGGATCGCGACGGGACGCTTATCGAAGACAAGGGCTTTCTCGACGATCCGCGCGGGGTCGATGTTCTTCCGAGCGTCGTCGATGCGTTGCGGTTGTTGCGCGAGCGCGGGTTCGCGACGGTCGTCGTGTCGAACCAGTCGGGCGTCGCGCGCGGGTATTTCGGTGAGGACGCGGTGCGCGCGGTGAACGACGAGGTTGCGCGGCAGCTCGCGAACGACGGCGTCGCGGTCGACGCCTGGTACTGGTGTCCGCACTACGACGAGAACTGCACCTGCCGCAAACCCGAGCCCGGGTTGATTCACCGCGCGGTCGACGAGCACGGATTGACGCTCGACGGCGGCGCGGTGGTCGGCGACCGCGGAAGCGACGTCGCCCTCGGGCATGCGGTCGGCGTGCCCGGAATCTTGTTGCCGGGACCGTATCCGTACAGCGGCCCTGAGCCGGATCTGCGCGCGCAGAATTTGCTCGAAGCGGCGGAATGGATCGTGGGGCGCGGGCGTGGCTGA
- a CDS encoding adenylyltransferase/cytidyltransferase family protein — MFGDAESAVEWRDAQRAAGRSVVSTNGVFDLVHAGHVAYLAWARAQGDALIVLLNDDDSVRLLGKGADRPLVPFAERARVVAALRSVDAVVGFRQRTPETLLERIRPDVHVKSAQYRIEELPERYAVEKHGGRIALAPHQAGRSTTDLVAAIRSR; from the coding sequence ATCTTCGGCGACGCGGAAAGCGCGGTCGAATGGCGAGACGCGCAGCGCGCCGCCGGGCGCAGCGTCGTCTCCACGAACGGCGTCTTCGATCTGGTCCACGCGGGCCACGTCGCGTACCTCGCGTGGGCGCGGGCACAGGGCGACGCGCTGATCGTGCTGCTGAACGACGACGATTCGGTGCGGCTGCTCGGCAAAGGCGCGGACCGCCCGCTGGTGCCGTTCGCCGAGCGCGCGCGCGTCGTCGCGGCGCTGCGCAGCGTCGACGCGGTGGTCGGCTTCCGCCAGCGCACGCCGGAGACGCTGCTCGAGCGGATTCGACCTGACGTGCACGTGAAGAGCGCGCAGTACCGGATCGAAGAGCTGCCGGAGCGCTACGCCGTCGAAAAGCACGGCGGCCGGATCGCGCTCGCACCGCACCAAGCGGGCCGCAGCACGACGGATTTGGTCGCAGCGATCAGGTCGCGCTAG
- the rfaE1 gene encoding D-glycero-beta-D-manno-heptose-7-phosphate kinase, which yields MAELIAAPRATELLGRMAGRRVVVIGDAMIDEWIWGDVSRISPEAPVPVVAVREHTFTLGGAGNVANNLRALGARVAFVGGIGDDAEGARLRAMFDDLGVDAHGLVTLGDRPTTRKTRVVAHSQQVVRADWESTAALRDGDRKHVVDQVRLAVRDADAVVLSDYAKGFLHREIVEAALGAPVVVADPKPANVAMFAGVTCIAPNVAEAGVASGIAIHDDDSLERAGRALLQMLGCRSVLITRGEHGMSLFGADGERFDVPAVARTVYDVSGAGDTVVAVLTLALAAKIRPETATQLANFAAGAVVEKLGTATASPREIVELMEHDRGA from the coding sequence GTGGCTGAGCTGATCGCGGCGCCGCGGGCGACGGAGCTGCTCGGGCGGATGGCGGGTCGGCGGGTCGTCGTGATCGGTGACGCGATGATCGACGAGTGGATCTGGGGCGACGTCTCGCGGATCTCGCCGGAGGCGCCGGTTCCGGTCGTCGCGGTGCGCGAGCACACCTTCACGCTCGGCGGCGCGGGGAACGTTGCGAACAACTTGCGCGCGCTCGGCGCGCGGGTCGCGTTCGTCGGCGGGATCGGCGACGACGCCGAAGGCGCGCGGCTGCGCGCGATGTTCGACGACCTCGGCGTCGACGCGCACGGGCTGGTCACGCTCGGCGACCGGCCGACGACCCGCAAGACGCGCGTCGTCGCGCACAGCCAGCAGGTCGTGCGCGCCGACTGGGAGTCGACCGCGGCGCTGCGCGACGGCGACCGCAAGCACGTCGTCGATCAGGTGCGGCTCGCGGTGCGCGACGCCGACGCGGTGGTGCTCAGCGATTACGCGAAGGGATTTCTGCACCGCGAGATCGTCGAGGCGGCGCTCGGCGCGCCGGTCGTCGTCGCCGATCCGAAGCCGGCGAACGTCGCGATGTTCGCCGGGGTGACGTGCATCGCGCCGAACGTCGCCGAAGCGGGAGTCGCGAGCGGGATCGCGATCCACGACGACGACTCGCTCGAGCGCGCCGGCCGCGCGCTGCTGCAGATGCTCGGCTGCCGCTCGGTGCTGATCACGCGCGGCGAGCACGGGATGTCGCTCTTCGGCGCGGACGGCGAGCGCTTCGACGTCCCCGCGGTCGCGCGCACGGTCTACGACGTGTCGGGCGCCGGCGACACGGTCGTCGCGGTGCTCACGCTCGCGCTCGCCGCGAAGATCCGCCCCGAGACCGCGACGCAGCTGGCGAACTTCGCCGCCGGCGCGGTCGTCGAGAAGCTCGGCACCGCGACCGCGAGCCCGCGCGAGATCGTCGAGCTGATGGAGCACGACCGCGGTGCCTGA